A stretch of Pomacea canaliculata isolate SZHN2017 linkage group LG6, ASM307304v1, whole genome shotgun sequence DNA encodes these proteins:
- the LOC112567059 gene encoding ensconsin-like isoform X3: protein MADSSKSEGLNNEEHASSSPRHSTPRSRKQGMTTNSNMNARSSPGLQDVSTDGISSRDGGGDDSGPSPSKMRSPHPRSSGVGATDTQSVDTRLSGVSGESDSHTQSAVSISPKHKDPDRIKKDREREERVRLARERLEEERKKKLVELQEQQRQAQENREKQLEMRRQKIEDLRRRDIERRAAVEERRRAKEDADRSRRETLLIKAEERVARYEQWRRTGQKGGRSHCLGFGSATPRAVCQPMERPRRSSSHSALMRRSPNGSDSDYSFRPQRRALSACSTIRRHCCVDINRMGSMPTPKHLSVSTSVLYHKRNTDFSSAGMLNISSRPESLVALNTIPEGRRSFLAAMGQLPSRPKSVMTLSGSSTGSASSVVPGGGVRLRETKTPRKPRPASVATSMPSFVAFEPARPSPRSKSSDRLARERSKTRVKSARQSAEKEDEKVEEGKEMVKTVVKTSRGTIDRLSTPKQSPSAQGKETATAKRESPVRISPRKAFSTSNLTVPRKKPSIKERPTKEASGKPKHPTPAAVAAAALEDASPPAPVVASTSAATATPTSASATRTPTRVQSPVLAADEDGGSGRPLQTATPGSAGEITAEEYKAKLAEKRRQAREKAEREAEEERRRQEEIQRQEEERRRQEEEDQRRLEEEALRLAEEGRKAEEERLRKAIEAEEQRRAEEAARLEQERLAKEESERKAKEEAERLEQEKLEKSRRDEEERLERKKRLEMIMKRVKTDAPVEGTKETPIKTVTGSPTKNMSSNSSDSSPTEPESKGMPEASPAPSVKQDEAEPRSENIESEESQPLVSASLPEEHTQAPHTKEPDSATVSFIEEEKAEPSVLAQNSMMFSAMYSPVAASVEADNGVRNPSLNLLFCKSWWKVRKMLESDRRVAELDSSLLYCKTCWARQKSERE from the exons ATGGCGGATTCCTCCAAATCAGAGGGCCTAAATAACGAAG AACATGCATCTTCAAGCCCTCGCCATTCTACTCCACGTAGCCGAAAGCAAGGTATGACCACCAACTCAAACATGAACGCCAGGTCCTCCCCAGGACTGCAGGATGTCAGCACAGATGGGATATCTAGCAGGGATGGAGGGGGAGATGATTCTggtccatcaccaagcaaaatGCGCAGTCCACATCCCAGATCATCAGGTGTGGGAGCGACTGATACTCAGTCTGTGGATACCAGACTATCAGGTGTGTCTGGAGAATCGGACTCGCATACGCAGTCAGCTGTGTCCATCAGTCCTAAACATAAAG ATCCTGATCGCATCAAAAAGGACCGAGAGCGTGAAGAGCGGGTGCGGCTTGCCCGCGAGCGGCTGGAAGAAGAGCGCAAGAAGAAGCTGGTGGAACTGCAGGAGCAGCAGCGGCAGGCGCAGGAAAACCGAGAGAAACAACTGGAGATGCGTCGCCAAAAGATTGAGGACTTGAGACGCCGCGACATAGAACGTCGAGCTGCTGTGGAGGAGCGTAGGAGGGCCAAGGAAGATGCCGACAGA AGTCGACGAGAGACACTACTCATTAAGGCCGAGGAACGTGTGGCTCGGTACGAGCAGTGGAGGAGAACTGGCCAGAAAGGTGGGCGTAGTCACTGTCTGGGCTTTGGCAGTGCCACGCCTCGTGCAGTCTGCCAGCCAATGGAGCGCCCAAGGCGATCCTCGTCCCATAGTGCCCTCATGCGCCGCTCCCCAAATGGGTCGGACTCGGATTACTCCTTCCGCCCTCAGCGGCGAGCGCTTTCTGCTTGCAGCACTATCCGCCGCCACTGTTGTGTTGACATTAACAGGATGG GGTCAATGCCTACTCCAAAACATCTCTCCGTTTCTACCAGTGTGCTTtatcacaaaagaaacacaGACTTCTCTTCTGCTGGAATGCTAAATATCAGCAGCCGTCCTGAATCGCTTGTTG CTCTCAACACAATTCCCGAAGGCCGTAGGTCTTTTCTAGCAGCCATGGGACAGCTGCCCTCCCGGCCTAAGAGTGTCATGACGCTGAGTGGATCATCCACGGGATCTGCATCATCTGTTGTGCCCGGAGGAGGAGTGAGGTTGCGAGAAACAAAAACTCCTCGGAAACCACGGCCAGCATCAGTTGCAACATCTATGCCTAGTTTTGTGGCATTTGAACCAGCACGACCTTCACCACGGAGCAAAAGTTCCGACAGGCTGGCCAGAG AGCGGTCAAAGACAAGAGTGAAAAGTGCACGACAGAGTGCAGAGAAAGAGGATGAAAAGGTTGAGGAAGGCAAAGAGATGGTCAAAACAGTTGTTAAAACAAGTCGTGGCACAATAGATCGCCTTTCCACTCCAAAACAGAGTCCTTCTGCACAAGGCAAAGAAACTGCAACAGCTAAACGTGAATCTCCTGTTAGG ATTTCTCCCAGGAAAGCATTTTCCACCTCAAATCTTACTGTACCTCGGAAG AAGCCATCCATCAAGGAAAGGCCTACCAAAGAAGCTTCTGGAAAGCCAAAACATCCAACACCTGCAgctgttgcagcagcagcactgGAGGATGCATCCCCCCCTGCACCTGTTGTAGCTTCTACTTCTGCTGCTACTGCCACACCAACATCAGCTTCCGCCACTCGCACACCTACTCGCGTGCAGTCCCCTGTCCTTGCAGCAGATGAAGATGGTGGGTCCGGACGCCCTCTCCAGACTGCCACACCTGGCTCAGCAGGTGAGATTACAGCTGAGGAATACAAAGCAAAGCTAGCAGAGAAGAGGAGGCAGGCAAGAGAGAAGGCAGAAAGGGAGGCtgaggaagagaggaggaggcaAGAGGAGATTCA GCGacaagaggaagagaggagaagGCAAGAAGAGGAAGACCAGAGGCGGCTAGAGGAAGAAGCGTTGAGGCTTGctgaggaaggaaggaaagcagAGGAGGAACGTCTGAGGAAAGCCATTGAGGCTGAGGAACAAAGGAGGGCAGAGGAAGCTGCTCGTCTGGAGCAGGAACGTCTGGCT AAAGAAGAATCAGAAAGAAAAGCGAAAGAAGAGGCTGAACGATTGGAACAAGAAAAATTGGAGAAATCCCGCAGAGACGAGGAGGAACGACTCGAACGAAAGAAG AGGTTGGAGATGATCATGAAGAGGGTCAAGACTGATGCACCTGTTGAAGGGACAAAG GAAACTCCTATAAAGACAGTTACTGGCTCCCCTACAAAGAACATGAGTTCCAACTCCAGTGATTCTTCTCCAACAGAGCCAGAGAGTAAGGGAATGCCTGAAGCTTCCCCTGCACCTAGTGTAAAACAGGATGAAGCTGAACCAAGATCTGAAAACATAGAATCTGAAGAGAGCCAGCCATTAGTAAGTGCCTCACTGCCTGAGGAACATACACAAGCTCCTCACACCAAGGAACCTGATTCTGCCACAGTCTCATTTATAGAAGAGGAAAAGGCAGAACCTTCTGTGTTAGCTCAGAACAGTATGATGTTCTCTGCTATGTACTCCCCAGTAGCTGCATCAGTTGAGGCGGACAATGGGGTGAGAAACCCAAGTTTAAATCTCCTCTTTTGCAAAAGCTGGTGGAAGGTAAGGAAGATGCTGGAGTCGGACAGGCGAGTGGCGGAACTCGATTCAAGTCTCCTTTACTGCAAAACCTGCTGGGCAAGACAAAAGTCGGAGCGAGAATAG
- the LOC112567059 gene encoding ensconsin-like isoform X1 yields the protein MTEMEMQTAMAMHRTPSYFVWPNRKHASSSPRHSTPRSRKQGMTTNSNMNARSSPGLQDVSTDGISSRDGGGDDSGPSPSKMRSPHPRSSGVGATDTQSVDTRLSGVSGESDSHTQSAVSISPKHKDPDRIKKDREREERVRLARERLEEERKKKLVELQEQQRQAQENREKQLEMRRQKIEDLRRRDIERRAAVEERRRAKEDADRSRRETLLIKAEERVARYEQWRRTGQKGGRSHCLGFGSATPRAVCQPMERPRRSSSHSALMRRSPNGSDSDYSFRPQRRALSACSTIRRHCCVDINRMGSMPTPKHLSVSTSVLYHKRNTDFSSAGMLNISSRPESLVALNTIPEGRRSFLAAMGQLPSRPKSVMTLSGSSTGSASSVVPGGGVRLRETKTPRKPRPASVATSMPSFVAFEPARPSPRSKSSDRLARERSKTRVKSARQSAEKEDEKVEEGKEMVKTVVKTSRGTIDRLSTPKQSPSAQGKETATAKRESPVRISPRKAFSTSNLTVPRKKPSIKERPTKEASGKPKHPTPAAVAAAALEDASPPAPVVASTSAATATPTSASATRTPTRVQSPVLAADEDGGSGRPLQTATPGSAGEITAEEYKAKLAEKRRQAREKAEREAEEERRRQEEIQRQEEERRRQEEEDQRRLEEEALRLAEEGRKAEEERLRKAIEAEEQRRAEEAARLEQERLAKEESERKAKEEAERLEQEKLEKSRRDEEERLERKKRLEMIMKRVKTDAPVEGTKETPIKTVTGSPTKNMSSNSSDSSPTEPESKGMPEASPAPSVKQDEAEPRSENIESEESQPLVSASLPEEHTQAPHTKEPDSATVSFIEEEKAEPSVLAQNSMMFSAMYSPVAASVEADNGVRNPSLNLLFCKSWWKVRKMLESDRRVAELDSSLLYCKTCWARQKSERE from the exons AACATGCATCTTCAAGCCCTCGCCATTCTACTCCACGTAGCCGAAAGCAAGGTATGACCACCAACTCAAACATGAACGCCAGGTCCTCCCCAGGACTGCAGGATGTCAGCACAGATGGGATATCTAGCAGGGATGGAGGGGGAGATGATTCTggtccatcaccaagcaaaatGCGCAGTCCACATCCCAGATCATCAGGTGTGGGAGCGACTGATACTCAGTCTGTGGATACCAGACTATCAGGTGTGTCTGGAGAATCGGACTCGCATACGCAGTCAGCTGTGTCCATCAGTCCTAAACATAAAG ATCCTGATCGCATCAAAAAGGACCGAGAGCGTGAAGAGCGGGTGCGGCTTGCCCGCGAGCGGCTGGAAGAAGAGCGCAAGAAGAAGCTGGTGGAACTGCAGGAGCAGCAGCGGCAGGCGCAGGAAAACCGAGAGAAACAACTGGAGATGCGTCGCCAAAAGATTGAGGACTTGAGACGCCGCGACATAGAACGTCGAGCTGCTGTGGAGGAGCGTAGGAGGGCCAAGGAAGATGCCGACAGA AGTCGACGAGAGACACTACTCATTAAGGCCGAGGAACGTGTGGCTCGGTACGAGCAGTGGAGGAGAACTGGCCAGAAAGGTGGGCGTAGTCACTGTCTGGGCTTTGGCAGTGCCACGCCTCGTGCAGTCTGCCAGCCAATGGAGCGCCCAAGGCGATCCTCGTCCCATAGTGCCCTCATGCGCCGCTCCCCAAATGGGTCGGACTCGGATTACTCCTTCCGCCCTCAGCGGCGAGCGCTTTCTGCTTGCAGCACTATCCGCCGCCACTGTTGTGTTGACATTAACAGGATGG GGTCAATGCCTACTCCAAAACATCTCTCCGTTTCTACCAGTGTGCTTtatcacaaaagaaacacaGACTTCTCTTCTGCTGGAATGCTAAATATCAGCAGCCGTCCTGAATCGCTTGTTG CTCTCAACACAATTCCCGAAGGCCGTAGGTCTTTTCTAGCAGCCATGGGACAGCTGCCCTCCCGGCCTAAGAGTGTCATGACGCTGAGTGGATCATCCACGGGATCTGCATCATCTGTTGTGCCCGGAGGAGGAGTGAGGTTGCGAGAAACAAAAACTCCTCGGAAACCACGGCCAGCATCAGTTGCAACATCTATGCCTAGTTTTGTGGCATTTGAACCAGCACGACCTTCACCACGGAGCAAAAGTTCCGACAGGCTGGCCAGAG AGCGGTCAAAGACAAGAGTGAAAAGTGCACGACAGAGTGCAGAGAAAGAGGATGAAAAGGTTGAGGAAGGCAAAGAGATGGTCAAAACAGTTGTTAAAACAAGTCGTGGCACAATAGATCGCCTTTCCACTCCAAAACAGAGTCCTTCTGCACAAGGCAAAGAAACTGCAACAGCTAAACGTGAATCTCCTGTTAGG ATTTCTCCCAGGAAAGCATTTTCCACCTCAAATCTTACTGTACCTCGGAAG AAGCCATCCATCAAGGAAAGGCCTACCAAAGAAGCTTCTGGAAAGCCAAAACATCCAACACCTGCAgctgttgcagcagcagcactgGAGGATGCATCCCCCCCTGCACCTGTTGTAGCTTCTACTTCTGCTGCTACTGCCACACCAACATCAGCTTCCGCCACTCGCACACCTACTCGCGTGCAGTCCCCTGTCCTTGCAGCAGATGAAGATGGTGGGTCCGGACGCCCTCTCCAGACTGCCACACCTGGCTCAGCAGGTGAGATTACAGCTGAGGAATACAAAGCAAAGCTAGCAGAGAAGAGGAGGCAGGCAAGAGAGAAGGCAGAAAGGGAGGCtgaggaagagaggaggaggcaAGAGGAGATTCA GCGacaagaggaagagaggagaagGCAAGAAGAGGAAGACCAGAGGCGGCTAGAGGAAGAAGCGTTGAGGCTTGctgaggaaggaaggaaagcagAGGAGGAACGTCTGAGGAAAGCCATTGAGGCTGAGGAACAAAGGAGGGCAGAGGAAGCTGCTCGTCTGGAGCAGGAACGTCTGGCT AAAGAAGAATCAGAAAGAAAAGCGAAAGAAGAGGCTGAACGATTGGAACAAGAAAAATTGGAGAAATCCCGCAGAGACGAGGAGGAACGACTCGAACGAAAGAAG AGGTTGGAGATGATCATGAAGAGGGTCAAGACTGATGCACCTGTTGAAGGGACAAAG GAAACTCCTATAAAGACAGTTACTGGCTCCCCTACAAAGAACATGAGTTCCAACTCCAGTGATTCTTCTCCAACAGAGCCAGAGAGTAAGGGAATGCCTGAAGCTTCCCCTGCACCTAGTGTAAAACAGGATGAAGCTGAACCAAGATCTGAAAACATAGAATCTGAAGAGAGCCAGCCATTAGTAAGTGCCTCACTGCCTGAGGAACATACACAAGCTCCTCACACCAAGGAACCTGATTCTGCCACAGTCTCATTTATAGAAGAGGAAAAGGCAGAACCTTCTGTGTTAGCTCAGAACAGTATGATGTTCTCTGCTATGTACTCCCCAGTAGCTGCATCAGTTGAGGCGGACAATGGGGTGAGAAACCCAAGTTTAAATCTCCTCTTTTGCAAAAGCTGGTGGAAGGTAAGGAAGATGCTGGAGTCGGACAGGCGAGTGGCGGAACTCGATTCAAGTCTCCTTTACTGCAAAACCTGCTGGGCAAGACAAAAGTCGGAGCGAGAATAG
- the LOC112567059 gene encoding ensconsin-like isoform X4: MTEMEMQTAMAMHRTPSYFVWPNRKHASSSPRHSTPRSRKQGMTTNSNMNARSSPGLQDVSTDGISSRDGGGDDSGPSPSKMRSPHPRSSGVGATDTQSVDTRLSGVSGESDSHTQSAVSISPKHKDPDRIKKDREREERVRLARERLEEERKKKLVELQEQQRQAQENREKQLEMRRQKIEDLRRRDIERRAAVEERRRAKEDADRSRRETLLIKAEERVARYEQWRRTGQKGGRSHCLGFGSATPRAVCQPMERPRRSSSHSALMRRSPNGSDSDYSFRPQRRALSACSTIRRHCCVDINRMGSMPTPKHLSVSTSVLYHKRNTDFSSAGMLNISSRPESLVAAMGQLPSRPKSVMTLSGSSTGSASSVVPGGGVRLRETKTPRKPRPASVATSMPSFVAFEPARPSPRSKSSDRLARERSKTRVKSARQSAEKEDEKVEEGKEMVKTVVKTSRGTIDRLSTPKQSPSAQGKETATAKRESPVRISPRKAFSTSNLTVPRKKPSIKERPTKEASGKPKHPTPAAVAAAALEDASPPAPVVASTSAATATPTSASATRTPTRVQSPVLAADEDGGSGRPLQTATPGSAGEITAEEYKAKLAEKRRQAREKAEREAEEERRRQEEIQRQEEERRRQEEEDQRRLEEEALRLAEEGRKAEEERLRKAIEAEEQRRAEEAARLEQERLAKEESERKAKEEAERLEQEKLEKSRRDEEERLERKKRLEMIMKRVKTDAPVEGTKETPIKTVTGSPTKNMSSNSSDSSPTEPESKGMPEASPAPSVKQDEAEPRSENIESEESQPLVSASLPEEHTQAPHTKEPDSATVSFIEEEKAEPSVLAQNSMMFSAMYSPVAASVEADNGVRNPSLNLLFCKSWWKVRKMLESDRRVAELDSSLLYCKTCWARQKSERE, encoded by the exons AACATGCATCTTCAAGCCCTCGCCATTCTACTCCACGTAGCCGAAAGCAAGGTATGACCACCAACTCAAACATGAACGCCAGGTCCTCCCCAGGACTGCAGGATGTCAGCACAGATGGGATATCTAGCAGGGATGGAGGGGGAGATGATTCTggtccatcaccaagcaaaatGCGCAGTCCACATCCCAGATCATCAGGTGTGGGAGCGACTGATACTCAGTCTGTGGATACCAGACTATCAGGTGTGTCTGGAGAATCGGACTCGCATACGCAGTCAGCTGTGTCCATCAGTCCTAAACATAAAG ATCCTGATCGCATCAAAAAGGACCGAGAGCGTGAAGAGCGGGTGCGGCTTGCCCGCGAGCGGCTGGAAGAAGAGCGCAAGAAGAAGCTGGTGGAACTGCAGGAGCAGCAGCGGCAGGCGCAGGAAAACCGAGAGAAACAACTGGAGATGCGTCGCCAAAAGATTGAGGACTTGAGACGCCGCGACATAGAACGTCGAGCTGCTGTGGAGGAGCGTAGGAGGGCCAAGGAAGATGCCGACAGA AGTCGACGAGAGACACTACTCATTAAGGCCGAGGAACGTGTGGCTCGGTACGAGCAGTGGAGGAGAACTGGCCAGAAAGGTGGGCGTAGTCACTGTCTGGGCTTTGGCAGTGCCACGCCTCGTGCAGTCTGCCAGCCAATGGAGCGCCCAAGGCGATCCTCGTCCCATAGTGCCCTCATGCGCCGCTCCCCAAATGGGTCGGACTCGGATTACTCCTTCCGCCCTCAGCGGCGAGCGCTTTCTGCTTGCAGCACTATCCGCCGCCACTGTTGTGTTGACATTAACAGGATGG GGTCAATGCCTACTCCAAAACATCTCTCCGTTTCTACCAGTGTGCTTtatcacaaaagaaacacaGACTTCTCTTCTGCTGGAATGCTAAATATCAGCAGCCGTCCTGAATCGCTTGTTG CAGCCATGGGACAGCTGCCCTCCCGGCCTAAGAGTGTCATGACGCTGAGTGGATCATCCACGGGATCTGCATCATCTGTTGTGCCCGGAGGAGGAGTGAGGTTGCGAGAAACAAAAACTCCTCGGAAACCACGGCCAGCATCAGTTGCAACATCTATGCCTAGTTTTGTGGCATTTGAACCAGCACGACCTTCACCACGGAGCAAAAGTTCCGACAGGCTGGCCAGAG AGCGGTCAAAGACAAGAGTGAAAAGTGCACGACAGAGTGCAGAGAAAGAGGATGAAAAGGTTGAGGAAGGCAAAGAGATGGTCAAAACAGTTGTTAAAACAAGTCGTGGCACAATAGATCGCCTTTCCACTCCAAAACAGAGTCCTTCTGCACAAGGCAAAGAAACTGCAACAGCTAAACGTGAATCTCCTGTTAGG ATTTCTCCCAGGAAAGCATTTTCCACCTCAAATCTTACTGTACCTCGGAAG AAGCCATCCATCAAGGAAAGGCCTACCAAAGAAGCTTCTGGAAAGCCAAAACATCCAACACCTGCAgctgttgcagcagcagcactgGAGGATGCATCCCCCCCTGCACCTGTTGTAGCTTCTACTTCTGCTGCTACTGCCACACCAACATCAGCTTCCGCCACTCGCACACCTACTCGCGTGCAGTCCCCTGTCCTTGCAGCAGATGAAGATGGTGGGTCCGGACGCCCTCTCCAGACTGCCACACCTGGCTCAGCAGGTGAGATTACAGCTGAGGAATACAAAGCAAAGCTAGCAGAGAAGAGGAGGCAGGCAAGAGAGAAGGCAGAAAGGGAGGCtgaggaagagaggaggaggcaAGAGGAGATTCA GCGacaagaggaagagaggagaagGCAAGAAGAGGAAGACCAGAGGCGGCTAGAGGAAGAAGCGTTGAGGCTTGctgaggaaggaaggaaagcagAGGAGGAACGTCTGAGGAAAGCCATTGAGGCTGAGGAACAAAGGAGGGCAGAGGAAGCTGCTCGTCTGGAGCAGGAACGTCTGGCT AAAGAAGAATCAGAAAGAAAAGCGAAAGAAGAGGCTGAACGATTGGAACAAGAAAAATTGGAGAAATCCCGCAGAGACGAGGAGGAACGACTCGAACGAAAGAAG AGGTTGGAGATGATCATGAAGAGGGTCAAGACTGATGCACCTGTTGAAGGGACAAAG GAAACTCCTATAAAGACAGTTACTGGCTCCCCTACAAAGAACATGAGTTCCAACTCCAGTGATTCTTCTCCAACAGAGCCAGAGAGTAAGGGAATGCCTGAAGCTTCCCCTGCACCTAGTGTAAAACAGGATGAAGCTGAACCAAGATCTGAAAACATAGAATCTGAAGAGAGCCAGCCATTAGTAAGTGCCTCACTGCCTGAGGAACATACACAAGCTCCTCACACCAAGGAACCTGATTCTGCCACAGTCTCATTTATAGAAGAGGAAAAGGCAGAACCTTCTGTGTTAGCTCAGAACAGTATGATGTTCTCTGCTATGTACTCCCCAGTAGCTGCATCAGTTGAGGCGGACAATGGGGTGAGAAACCCAAGTTTAAATCTCCTCTTTTGCAAAAGCTGGTGGAAGGTAAGGAAGATGCTGGAGTCGGACAGGCGAGTGGCGGAACTCGATTCAAGTCTCCTTTACTGCAAAACCTGCTGGGCAAGACAAAAGTCGGAGCGAGAATAG
- the LOC112567059 gene encoding ensconsin-like isoform X5 produces MTEMEMQTAMAMHRTPSYFVWPNRKHASSSPRHSTPRSRKQGMTTNSNMNARSSPGLQDVSTDGISSRDGGGDDSGPSPSKMRSPHPRSSGVGATDTQSVDTRLSGVSGESDSHTQSAVSISPKHKDPDRIKKDREREERVRLARERLEEERKKKLVELQEQQRQAQENREKQLEMRRQKIEDLRRRDIERRAAVEERRRAKEDADRSRRETLLIKAEERVARYEQWRRTGQKGGRSHCLGFGSATPRAVCQPMERPRRSSSHSALMRRSPNGSDSDYSFRPQRRALSACSTIRRHCCVDINRMGSMPTPKHLSVSTSVLYHKRNTDFSSAGMLNISSRPESLVAMGQLPSRPKSVMTLSGSSTGSASSVVPGGGVRLRETKTPRKPRPASVATSMPSFVAFEPARPSPRSKSSDRLARERSKTRVKSARQSAEKEDEKVEEGKEMVKTVVKTSRGTIDRLSTPKQSPSAQGKETATAKRESPVRISPRKAFSTSNLTVPRKKPSIKERPTKEASGKPKHPTPAAVAAAALEDASPPAPVVASTSAATATPTSASATRTPTRVQSPVLAADEDGGSGRPLQTATPGSAGEITAEEYKAKLAEKRRQAREKAEREAEEERRRQEEIQRQEEERRRQEEEDQRRLEEEALRLAEEGRKAEEERLRKAIEAEEQRRAEEAARLEQERLAKEESERKAKEEAERLEQEKLEKSRRDEEERLERKKRLEMIMKRVKTDAPVEGTKETPIKTVTGSPTKNMSSNSSDSSPTEPESKGMPEASPAPSVKQDEAEPRSENIESEESQPLVSASLPEEHTQAPHTKEPDSATVSFIEEEKAEPSVLAQNSMMFSAMYSPVAASVEADNGVRNPSLNLLFCKSWWKVRKMLESDRRVAELDSSLLYCKTCWARQKSERE; encoded by the exons AACATGCATCTTCAAGCCCTCGCCATTCTACTCCACGTAGCCGAAAGCAAGGTATGACCACCAACTCAAACATGAACGCCAGGTCCTCCCCAGGACTGCAGGATGTCAGCACAGATGGGATATCTAGCAGGGATGGAGGGGGAGATGATTCTggtccatcaccaagcaaaatGCGCAGTCCACATCCCAGATCATCAGGTGTGGGAGCGACTGATACTCAGTCTGTGGATACCAGACTATCAGGTGTGTCTGGAGAATCGGACTCGCATACGCAGTCAGCTGTGTCCATCAGTCCTAAACATAAAG ATCCTGATCGCATCAAAAAGGACCGAGAGCGTGAAGAGCGGGTGCGGCTTGCCCGCGAGCGGCTGGAAGAAGAGCGCAAGAAGAAGCTGGTGGAACTGCAGGAGCAGCAGCGGCAGGCGCAGGAAAACCGAGAGAAACAACTGGAGATGCGTCGCCAAAAGATTGAGGACTTGAGACGCCGCGACATAGAACGTCGAGCTGCTGTGGAGGAGCGTAGGAGGGCCAAGGAAGATGCCGACAGA AGTCGACGAGAGACACTACTCATTAAGGCCGAGGAACGTGTGGCTCGGTACGAGCAGTGGAGGAGAACTGGCCAGAAAGGTGGGCGTAGTCACTGTCTGGGCTTTGGCAGTGCCACGCCTCGTGCAGTCTGCCAGCCAATGGAGCGCCCAAGGCGATCCTCGTCCCATAGTGCCCTCATGCGCCGCTCCCCAAATGGGTCGGACTCGGATTACTCCTTCCGCCCTCAGCGGCGAGCGCTTTCTGCTTGCAGCACTATCCGCCGCCACTGTTGTGTTGACATTAACAGGATGG GGTCAATGCCTACTCCAAAACATCTCTCCGTTTCTACCAGTGTGCTTtatcacaaaagaaacacaGACTTCTCTTCTGCTGGAATGCTAAATATCAGCAGCCGTCCTGAATCGCTTGTTG CCATGGGACAGCTGCCCTCCCGGCCTAAGAGTGTCATGACGCTGAGTGGATCATCCACGGGATCTGCATCATCTGTTGTGCCCGGAGGAGGAGTGAGGTTGCGAGAAACAAAAACTCCTCGGAAACCACGGCCAGCATCAGTTGCAACATCTATGCCTAGTTTTGTGGCATTTGAACCAGCACGACCTTCACCACGGAGCAAAAGTTCCGACAGGCTGGCCAGAG AGCGGTCAAAGACAAGAGTGAAAAGTGCACGACAGAGTGCAGAGAAAGAGGATGAAAAGGTTGAGGAAGGCAAAGAGATGGTCAAAACAGTTGTTAAAACAAGTCGTGGCACAATAGATCGCCTTTCCACTCCAAAACAGAGTCCTTCTGCACAAGGCAAAGAAACTGCAACAGCTAAACGTGAATCTCCTGTTAGG ATTTCTCCCAGGAAAGCATTTTCCACCTCAAATCTTACTGTACCTCGGAAG AAGCCATCCATCAAGGAAAGGCCTACCAAAGAAGCTTCTGGAAAGCCAAAACATCCAACACCTGCAgctgttgcagcagcagcactgGAGGATGCATCCCCCCCTGCACCTGTTGTAGCTTCTACTTCTGCTGCTACTGCCACACCAACATCAGCTTCCGCCACTCGCACACCTACTCGCGTGCAGTCCCCTGTCCTTGCAGCAGATGAAGATGGTGGGTCCGGACGCCCTCTCCAGACTGCCACACCTGGCTCAGCAGGTGAGATTACAGCTGAGGAATACAAAGCAAAGCTAGCAGAGAAGAGGAGGCAGGCAAGAGAGAAGGCAGAAAGGGAGGCtgaggaagagaggaggaggcaAGAGGAGATTCA GCGacaagaggaagagaggagaagGCAAGAAGAGGAAGACCAGAGGCGGCTAGAGGAAGAAGCGTTGAGGCTTGctgaggaaggaaggaaagcagAGGAGGAACGTCTGAGGAAAGCCATTGAGGCTGAGGAACAAAGGAGGGCAGAGGAAGCTGCTCGTCTGGAGCAGGAACGTCTGGCT AAAGAAGAATCAGAAAGAAAAGCGAAAGAAGAGGCTGAACGATTGGAACAAGAAAAATTGGAGAAATCCCGCAGAGACGAGGAGGAACGACTCGAACGAAAGAAG AGGTTGGAGATGATCATGAAGAGGGTCAAGACTGATGCACCTGTTGAAGGGACAAAG GAAACTCCTATAAAGACAGTTACTGGCTCCCCTACAAAGAACATGAGTTCCAACTCCAGTGATTCTTCTCCAACAGAGCCAGAGAGTAAGGGAATGCCTGAAGCTTCCCCTGCACCTAGTGTAAAACAGGATGAAGCTGAACCAAGATCTGAAAACATAGAATCTGAAGAGAGCCAGCCATTAGTAAGTGCCTCACTGCCTGAGGAACATACACAAGCTCCTCACACCAAGGAACCTGATTCTGCCACAGTCTCATTTATAGAAGAGGAAAAGGCAGAACCTTCTGTGTTAGCTCAGAACAGTATGATGTTCTCTGCTATGTACTCCCCAGTAGCTGCATCAGTTGAGGCGGACAATGGGGTGAGAAACCCAAGTTTAAATCTCCTCTTTTGCAAAAGCTGGTGGAAGGTAAGGAAGATGCTGGAGTCGGACAGGCGAGTGGCGGAACTCGATTCAAGTCTCCTTTACTGCAAAACCTGCTGGGCAAGACAAAAGTCGGAGCGAGAATAG